Proteins encoded by one window of Blautia luti:
- the secD gene encoding protein translocase subunit SecD — MKKSKGIVVLLLTLILTVFFCFTAAVGIGPTGTGAAKHINTGLDLAGGVSITYQAKESNPTSEEMSDTIYKLQKRVEQYSTEAQVYQEGSDRITVEIPGVTDADTILNDLGKPGSLYFITKEDADGNQNFTTGQDGYVLSRSMDEIKESGSVVLEGSDVADAQGGAIQNQSTSAKEYVVSLTLTSDGDNSGKEKFAEATKNNVGKQIAIVYDNNIISAPNVNEEISGGKAQISGMSDLEEAQNLASYIRIGSLGLELEELRSSVVAAQLGEEAISTSVLAGAIGLIIVIIFMIIAYRAPGVVAGVALILYTSLMLITLNAFDITLTLPGIAGIILGIGMAVDANVIIYARIREEIGAGVSVRNSIKSGFSKAFSAIFDGNITTLIASFVLMWLGSGTVKGFAYTLALGIVISMFTALVVSRFVVNALYAVGVRDPKFYGSTKACKSINFLGKKKVFFIISIILILCGPVAMLANSHAGNKALNYSLEFSGGTSTTVTFNEDMDIKTIDSEVTPVVEEVTGDKNVQPTKVVGTNQVVIKTRSLNQSEREALQNALVEKFGVDESTISTESISSTVSSEMRRDAIVAVIVATICMLLYIWFRFKDIRFASSAVLALLHDVLVVLAFYAIARVSVGNTFIACMLTIVGYSINATIVIFDRIRENLHSGSREKLEEIVNTSITQTLTRSIYTSFTTFIMVAVLYVMGVSSIREFAAPLMVGVLVGAYSSVCITGALWYVMKKKFTGKGQPAIATASTAGNSSSKQKKARDVSQKDPTQPKKKNRKRVAERLAAEEAAKDQQNEQEQK, encoded by the coding sequence ATGAAAAAAAGTAAAGGAATCGTAGTGCTGCTTCTGACACTGATCCTGACTGTGTTCTTTTGCTTTACTGCAGCCGTAGGTATCGGTCCTACCGGAACCGGTGCAGCAAAACATATCAACACAGGTCTTGATCTTGCTGGTGGTGTCAGCATTACCTACCAGGCCAAGGAGAGCAATCCGACAAGCGAAGAAATGTCAGATACTATCTACAAGCTCCAGAAGCGTGTAGAGCAGTACAGTACAGAGGCTCAGGTATACCAGGAAGGATCAGACCGTATTACAGTTGAGATCCCTGGTGTTACAGATGCAGATACTATTCTGAATGATCTGGGTAAACCAGGTTCCCTGTATTTCATCACAAAAGAAGATGCTGACGGAAACCAGAACTTTACTACAGGACAGGATGGGTATGTTCTATCCAGAAGTATGGATGAGATCAAAGAATCCGGAAGTGTTGTTCTGGAAGGTTCTGATGTGGCAGATGCACAGGGCGGTGCCATCCAGAATCAGAGCACAAGTGCCAAAGAATACGTAGTAAGCCTTACACTTACTTCTGACGGCGACAACAGCGGTAAAGAGAAATTTGCCGAAGCTACAAAGAATAACGTAGGCAAACAGATCGCCATTGTATATGATAACAATATCATCAGTGCTCCGAACGTAAATGAAGAGATCTCCGGTGGAAAAGCACAGATCAGTGGAATGTCTGATCTGGAAGAAGCGCAGAACCTTGCTTCTTATATCCGTATCGGTTCCCTGGGACTGGAACTGGAAGAACTTCGTTCCAGCGTTGTAGCTGCACAGCTTGGTGAAGAAGCAATCTCCACAAGTGTTCTTGCAGGTGCGATCGGTCTGATCATTGTTATTATCTTCATGATCATTGCATACCGTGCACCTGGTGTAGTTGCAGGTGTTGCACTGATCCTTTATACCTCATTAATGCTGATCACACTGAATGCCTTTGACATTACCCTTACCCTGCCGGGTATCGCGGGTATCATCCTTGGTATCGGTATGGCGGTGGATGCCAACGTTATTATTTATGCACGTATCCGAGAGGAGATCGGCGCAGGGGTATCTGTAAGAAATTCCATCAAATCCGGTTTCAGCAAAGCTTTCTCCGCAATCTTCGATGGAAACATTACAACTTTGATCGCATCTTTCGTGCTGATGTGGCTTGGTTCCGGTACAGTTAAGGGATTTGCTTATACGCTTGCCCTTGGTATCGTGATCTCCATGTTTACAGCACTGGTTGTATCCAGATTTGTAGTGAATGCACTTTATGCAGTTGGTGTACGTGATCCGAAGTTCTACGGATCTACAAAGGCATGCAAATCAATTAATTTCCTTGGAAAGAAGAAAGTATTCTTCATTATTTCCATTATCCTGATCCTTTGCGGACCAGTAGCGATGCTCGCAAATTCACATGCAGGAAACAAAGCATTAAATTACAGCCTTGAGTTTTCAGGCGGTACCTCTACAACAGTTACATTTAACGAAGATATGGACATTAAGACCATTGACTCTGAAGTAACTCCTGTTGTAGAAGAGGTAACAGGCGACAAGAACGTTCAGCCTACAAAGGTAGTGGGAACCAATCAGGTGGTGATCAAGACACGTTCTCTGAATCAGAGCGAGCGTGAAGCTCTTCAGAACGCGCTGGTTGAGAAATTCGGTGTAGATGAGAGCACAATCTCCACAGAGAGTATTTCTTCTACCGTAAGTAGTGAGATGCGCCGTGATGCCATCGTAGCCGTTATCGTAGCTACAATCTGCATGCTTCTTTACATCTGGTTCAGATTTAAAGATATCCGTTTTGCAAGCAGTGCGGTACTTGCACTTCTTCATGACGTCCTGGTTGTACTTGCATTCTATGCAATTGCCAGAGTATCCGTAGGTAATACATTTATTGCATGCATGCTTACTATTGTAGGTTACTCGATCAACGCAACAATCGTTATCTTCGACCGTATCCGTGAGAACCTGCACAGCGGTTCCCGTGAGAAACTGGAAGAGATCGTAAATACAAGTATCACTCAGACACTTACAAGAAGTATTTATACTTCTTTCACAACTTTCATTATGGTAGCTGTTCTTTACGTTATGGGAGTTTCTTCTATCCGTGAATTCGCAGCACCTCTGATGGTTGGTGTTCTTGTTGGTGCATATTCTTCTGTATGTATTACAGGTGCATTGTGGTATGTAATGAAGAAGAAATTCACAGGAAAAGGACAGCCGGCAATTGCCACAGCTTCCACAGCCGGAAATTCTTCTTCCAAACAGAAAAAAGCCCGTGATGTATCACAGAAAGATCCGACTCAGCCAAAGAAGAAAAACAGAAAAAGAGTAGCTGAGCGTCTGGCAGCAGAGGAAGCTGCAAAGGATCAGCAGAATGAACAGGAACAGAAATAA
- the scfB gene encoding thioether cross-link-forming SCIFF peptide maturase has product MSLIHRYKSNGFNIVLDINSGCIHLVDEVTYEVLPYLEEGLDIDTIAEKLGNKYKKEDIETSVKECNKLKEDGMLFTKDVYENVIEEFSNNRQTVVKALCLHIAHDCNLACRYCFAEEGEYHGRRALMSYEVGKKALDFLIANSGSRRNLEVDFFGGEPLMNWKVVKDLVKYGREQEKLHNKKFRFTLTTNGVLLNDEVMEFCNKEMGNVVLSVDGRKEVHDYMRPFRKGAGSYDLIMPKFQKFAESRNQDKYYVRGTFTHHNLDFSKDVLHLADLGFKQISVEPVVAADTEEYAIREEDIPQIMEEYDTLAKEMIKREKEGKGFNFFHFMIDLTGGPCVYKRLSGCGSGTEYLAVTPWGDFYPCHQFVGEEQYLMGNVDAGIVKPEIQKEFGGCNVYTKKDCRNCFARFYCSGGCAANAFHFQGDIKGNYEIGCELQRKRVECAIMIKAALACD; this is encoded by the coding sequence ATGAGTCTGATTCACCGTTATAAAAGCAATGGTTTCAATATTGTGCTGGACATCAACAGTGGATGCATCCATCTAGTAGATGAAGTTACATATGAAGTTCTTCCGTATCTGGAAGAGGGTCTGGACATAGATACCATTGCAGAGAAACTGGGAAACAAATATAAGAAAGAAGATATCGAAACATCTGTAAAAGAGTGTAACAAGTTGAAAGAAGATGGAATGCTTTTTACAAAAGATGTTTACGAGAATGTAATTGAAGAATTTTCAAACAACCGGCAGACCGTTGTAAAAGCATTGTGCCTGCACATTGCACATGACTGCAATCTGGCCTGCCGCTATTGTTTCGCCGAAGAGGGCGAATATCATGGCAGAAGAGCTCTGATGTCCTATGAAGTCGGCAAGAAAGCGCTGGATTTCCTGATCGCCAATTCAGGTTCCAGAAGAAACCTGGAAGTAGACTTCTTCGGCGGAGAGCCGCTGATGAACTGGAAAGTTGTAAAAGATCTGGTCAAATATGGCAGAGAGCAGGAGAAGCTTCATAATAAGAAATTCCGTTTTACTCTGACAACAAACGGAGTTCTTCTGAATGATGAAGTGATGGAATTCTGCAACAAGGAAATGGGCAACGTTGTACTCAGCGTGGACGGACGTAAGGAAGTTCATGACTACATGCGCCCATTTAGAAAAGGTGCAGGAAGCTATGATCTGATCATGCCGAAGTTCCAGAAATTTGCAGAATCCAGAAATCAGGACAAGTATTATGTGAGAGGTACTTTTACACATCATAATCTTGATTTCTCCAAGGATGTACTTCATCTGGCAGATCTTGGATTCAAACAGATCTCTGTAGAGCCTGTAGTTGCGGCGGATACAGAGGAGTATGCGATCCGCGAGGAGGATATCCCGCAGATTATGGAAGAGTATGATACTCTTGCAAAAGAAATGATCAAGAGAGAGAAAGAAGGAAAAGGATTTAACTTCTTCCACTTTATGATCGATCTTACAGGCGGCCCTTGTGTATACAAGAGACTGTCAGGCTGCGGTTCAGGAACAGAGTACCTGGCTGTAACACCTTGGGGTGATTTTTACCCATGTCACCAGTTTGTTGGTGAAGAACAGTATCTCATGGGAAATGTAGATGCAGGCATCGTGAAACCGGAGATCCAGAAGGAATTCGGCGGATGCAATGTTTACACAAAGAAAGACTGCAGAAACTGCTTCGCGCGTTTTTACTGTAGCGGTGGATGTGCAGCAAATGCATTCCATTTCCAGGGAGATATCAAAGGCAATTATGAAATCGGATGCGAACTCCAGAGAAAACGTGTGGAGTGCGCCATCATGATAAAAGCCGCACTAGCATGTGATTAG
- the scfA gene encoding six-cysteine ranthipeptide SCIFF, whose product MEHIKTLNTKNLQNTVKKGGCGECQTSCQSACKTSCTVGNQSCEQK is encoded by the coding sequence ATGGAACATATCAAAACCCTGAATACAAAGAACTTACAGAACACAGTTAAGAAAGGTGGATGTGGCGAGTGCCAGACTTCCTGCCAGTCCGCATGTAAAACTTCCTGTACAGTAGGAAACCAGAGCTGCGAGCAGAAATAA